One window of Bacteroidales bacterium genomic DNA carries:
- a CDS encoding metallophosphoesterase family protein: MLRIGLLSDTHGYWDDSLASFFENCDELWHAGDIGSLEIADKLASFKNFRAVFGNIDDHKLRVVYPKIQRFKCEEVDVFITHIGGIPGKYEPTISSIIETNPPKLFICGHSHILKVMYDKKMGFLYMNPGAAGTFGFHKFRTALRFTIDGSDIKDLEVLEIPRKGHL, encoded by the coding sequence ATGTTAAGAATAGGGTTACTTTCAGATACACATGGTTATTGGGACGATAGCCTAGCATCATTTTTTGAAAACTGTGATGAGCTATGGCATGCAGGGGATATAGGGAGTTTAGAAATTGCAGATAAATTAGCGAGTTTTAAAAACTTTAGAGCAGTATTCGGAAATATAGATGATCATAAATTGAGGGTTGTATACCCTAAAATCCAGAGGTTTAAATGCGAAGAAGTTGATGTATTTATAACTCATATCGGTGGGATTCCCGGAAAATATGAACCAACAATATCCTCAATTATTGAAACTAACCCACCAAAACTATTTATATGTGGACATTCCCATATCCTTAAGGTGATGTACGATAAGAAAATGGGGTTTCTTTATATGAATCCGGGTGCTGCAGGAACTTTTGGTTTTCATAAATTTCGAACAGCACTAAGGTTTACCATAGATGGTTCTGATATCAAAGATCTTGAGGTATTGGAAATCCCAAGAAAAGGTCATTTATAA
- the uvrA gene encoding excinuclease ABC subunit UvrA gives MPNKESKNIIAIRGARVHNLKNISLDIPRNKLIVITGLSGSGKSSLAFDTLYAEGQRRYVESLSSYARQFLGRVSKPEVDLISGIPPAIAIEQRVNSRNPRSTVGTSTEIYDYLKLLFGRIGKTYSPISGKQVKRHSVTDVVEHITSFEDETKVILLAPINLNGNGMIKEKLAELAREGFTRVEVGDQIIRIDEEKTRDLLKISEASLRLIIDRFAVSHSDDFISRLGDSVQTAFAEGDGKCFLKIYKGEELIEEIFTNRFERDGINFEEPNEHLFSFNNPLGACPRCEGYGKIIGIDEDLVIPNKSLSLYEEVVVCWKGETMSWYKDQVIKFADKNDFPIHKPYHKLSEQQKHILWHGTKDFDGIYTFFKHLEEKKYKIQYRVMLSRYMGKTICPECKGARLKKEASYVKVNGYIIQDLVNKPVSELIQIFDNFKISDHDYKIAKRILTEIKNRINYLNNVGLGYLTLNRLSTTLSGGESQRINLSTSLGSSLVGSLYILDEPSIGLHSRDTQLLIGVLKDLRDLGNTVVVVEHDEEIIRSADYIIDIGPLAGRHGGEIVFQGTKNEIEKSKDSLTAKYLNKTENIPIPHPRRKWSNYIEVQGARENNLKNISVKFPLNVMTVVTGVSGSGKSSLVKGILYPAASKLLVGTGDRPGQHDQIKGDIHLIKGIEMVDQNPIGRSSRSNPVTYIKAWDEVRKLLSDQPYAKRSGYKPSHFSFNVEGGRCEECQGEGVITVEMQFMADVTLICETCGGKRFKEDVLEVKYKGANVFDILEMTVSQAIEFFESEKSSTERKINERLKPLQDVGLGYIKLGQSSSTLSGGESQRVKLASFLQKDQAIQPHLFIFDEPTTGLHFHDIRKLLDAFNALLQKGHSLIVIEHNMEVIKCADWVIDLGPDGGDKGGDLVFEGTPEELSKSSNSITGSFVKIKLEELLVKK, from the coding sequence ATGCCGAATAAAGAATCAAAGAATATAATCGCCATAAGGGGTGCTAGGGTTCATAATCTTAAAAATATCAGCCTCGATATTCCAAGAAATAAGCTAATCGTTATTACTGGGCTCTCAGGATCAGGAAAATCATCACTGGCGTTTGATACTCTGTATGCAGAAGGTCAACGCCGCTACGTAGAGAGCCTATCATCTTATGCCAGACAATTCCTTGGAAGAGTATCAAAACCTGAAGTTGATCTTATTTCTGGAATTCCTCCAGCCATAGCTATAGAGCAACGTGTAAATTCACGCAATCCAAGATCAACCGTAGGTACATCAACAGAGATATATGATTACTTAAAACTCCTATTTGGTAGAATTGGAAAGACCTACTCCCCCATTTCAGGGAAACAGGTAAAAAGACATTCGGTTACTGATGTGGTTGAGCATATTACCTCCTTTGAGGATGAAACAAAAGTGATTCTTCTTGCACCCATAAACCTAAATGGGAATGGGATGATTAAAGAAAAATTAGCCGAACTTGCCAGAGAAGGTTTTACAAGGGTTGAGGTTGGAGATCAGATTATAAGGATTGATGAAGAGAAGACCCGTGATTTGTTAAAAATATCCGAAGCATCTCTTAGATTGATAATTGATAGATTTGCAGTTTCTCACTCCGATGATTTTATTAGCCGATTGGGAGATTCAGTTCAAACTGCATTTGCAGAAGGCGATGGGAAATGCTTTCTAAAGATTTATAAAGGTGAAGAGTTGATTGAAGAGATCTTCACAAATCGCTTTGAAAGGGATGGAATTAATTTTGAAGAGCCCAATGAGCATTTATTTAGTTTCAATAATCCTTTAGGAGCTTGCCCTCGGTGCGAAGGGTATGGTAAAATCATTGGTATTGATGAGGATCTCGTAATTCCTAACAAAAGTTTATCGCTTTATGAAGAGGTTGTAGTCTGCTGGAAAGGTGAAACGATGAGCTGGTATAAGGATCAGGTAATTAAATTTGCTGATAAAAATGATTTCCCAATTCATAAACCCTACCATAAACTTAGTGAACAACAAAAGCATATTTTGTGGCATGGAACAAAAGATTTTGATGGGATTTATACGTTTTTCAAACATCTGGAGGAGAAAAAATATAAAATCCAATACCGGGTAATGCTTTCGAGGTATATGGGTAAAACCATTTGCCCTGAATGTAAAGGTGCTAGGTTAAAGAAAGAAGCATCGTATGTAAAGGTTAATGGCTATATAATTCAGGATCTAGTTAACAAACCCGTATCAGAACTCATTCAAATTTTCGATAATTTTAAAATAAGCGACCACGATTATAAAATTGCTAAAAGAATTCTCACAGAAATCAAAAATAGAATCAACTACCTTAATAATGTTGGTCTTGGATATTTAACCCTTAACCGTTTATCTACAACACTGTCTGGAGGAGAATCCCAAAGAATAAATCTATCTACATCCTTGGGAAGTAGCCTTGTTGGTTCATTATACATTCTTGATGAACCAAGTATAGGACTTCACTCACGAGATACTCAATTATTAATAGGTGTATTAAAAGATTTACGCGATTTAGGTAACACCGTTGTAGTTGTTGAACACGATGAAGAAATAATAAGATCCGCAGATTATATAATAGATATAGGCCCTTTGGCAGGAAGGCATGGAGGTGAAATTGTTTTTCAAGGTACTAAGAATGAGATTGAAAAATCAAAGGATAGTCTTACCGCTAAATATTTAAATAAAACTGAAAACATACCAATACCACATCCACGAAGAAAATGGTCAAATTATATAGAGGTTCAGGGAGCAAGAGAAAATAACTTAAAGAATATCAGCGTAAAGTTCCCGCTTAATGTGATGACTGTGGTTACTGGTGTTAGCGGCTCAGGAAAATCATCTCTGGTAAAAGGTATTCTATACCCAGCAGCATCAAAACTACTTGTAGGAACGGGTGATCGCCCAGGACAACACGATCAAATAAAGGGTGATATACACCTTATAAAGGGTATTGAAATGGTTGACCAAAATCCAATTGGCCGATCATCTCGAAGCAATCCAGTTACCTATATAAAAGCATGGGACGAGGTGCGTAAACTCTTATCGGATCAACCCTATGCGAAGCGAAGTGGTTACAAGCCCTCACATTTCTCCTTTAATGTTGAGGGTGGTAGATGCGAGGAGTGTCAAGGCGAAGGGGTAATCACTGTTGAAATGCAGTTCATGGCAGATGTAACATTAATCTGTGAAACTTGCGGAGGTAAACGTTTTAAGGAAGATGTACTTGAAGTAAAATACAAAGGAGCCAATGTTTTTGACATCCTTGAGATGACAGTTAGCCAAGCAATTGAATTTTTCGAAAGTGAGAAGTCATCCACAGAACGAAAGATTAATGAAAGGCTAAAGCCCCTCCAAGACGTTGGTTTAGGATACATCAAATTAGGTCAATCATCGAGTACACTTAGCGGAGGCGAAAGTCAAAGGGTGAAATTAGCCTCATTCCTTCAGAAAGATCAGGCAATTCAACCTCACCTTTTCATTTTCGATGAGCCTACAACAGGATTACACTTCCATGATATTCGTAAACTTTTGGATGCATTTAATGCTCTCCTTCAAAAAGGGCACAGTCTAATTGTTATTGAACACAATATGGAGGTTATTAAGTGTGCCGACTGGGTAATTGATTTAGGTCCTGATGGTGGAGACAAGGGTGGAGATTTAGTATTTGAGGGCACTCCCGAGGAACTTTCTAAATCATCCAATTCTATAACTGGATCATTTGTAAAAATCAAATTGGAAGAATTATTGGTAAAAAAATAG
- a CDS encoding DUF1015 domain-containing protein, with product MVKIKSFKGIRPPKEFAKEVASRPYDVLNSVEAKAEAGEKSLLHIIKPEIDFDPIIDEHTQQAYDKAVENFKKWRAKGWLVKENEEKYYVYAQTMEGRTQYGLVACCHFEDYMEGKIKKHELTRPDKEEDRMIHVRNQNANIEPVFFAYPAVKEMDQIVENVVKNNKPIYDFVAADGFGHHFWVIDDASVNKQITELFAKVPALYVADGHHRTAAAARVAQEKKAANPNHTGKEEYNYFLAVIFPDDQLRIIDYNRVIKDLNGLSSAQLIEKLNKSFDVKEMGKEIYSPSKLHNFSMYLEGKWYSLTSKPGTYNDNDPIGILDVTILSNMVLEPIFDIKDLRTSKRIDFVGGIRGLGELSKRVDSGEMKVAFALYPVSMKQLIDIADTGNIMPPKTTWFEPKLRSGLVIHELE from the coding sequence ATGGTAAAAATAAAATCTTTTAAGGGTATTCGCCCACCCAAGGAATTTGCTAAAGAGGTAGCATCACGCCCTTATGATGTGCTAAATTCGGTTGAGGCTAAAGCAGAAGCAGGGGAGAAGTCACTTCTTCATATTATTAAACCTGAAATCGATTTTGATCCCATTATCGATGAGCATACTCAGCAAGCTTATGATAAAGCGGTTGAGAATTTTAAGAAATGGCGTGCGAAGGGATGGCTTGTTAAAGAGAATGAGGAAAAATATTACGTTTACGCTCAAACAATGGAAGGTCGCACTCAGTATGGATTGGTTGCTTGCTGCCATTTTGAGGATTACATGGAGGGTAAAATTAAGAAACATGAGCTAACTCGTCCGGATAAGGAGGAGGATAGAATGATACATGTTCGTAACCAGAATGCTAATATTGAACCTGTTTTCTTTGCATACCCTGCCGTTAAAGAGATGGATCAAATTGTTGAAAACGTTGTAAAGAATAACAAACCCATTTACGATTTTGTAGCTGCTGATGGTTTTGGTCACCACTTTTGGGTAATAGATGATGCATCAGTAAATAAGCAGATTACTGAATTGTTTGCAAAAGTTCCCGCTTTATACGTTGCTGATGGTCATCATCGTACTGCAGCAGCAGCAAGAGTTGCACAAGAAAAGAAGGCTGCTAATCCAAATCATACTGGGAAGGAAGAGTATAATTACTTTTTAGCAGTAATTTTCCCAGATGATCAGTTAAGGATTATTGATTACAATCGAGTAATTAAAGATCTTAATGGCTTATCATCTGCTCAGCTAATCGAAAAATTAAATAAGAGTTTTGATGTTAAAGAGATGGGTAAAGAAATCTACTCTCCAAGTAAACTACATAACTTTAGCATGTACCTTGAAGGCAAGTGGTATTCATTAACATCAAAACCCGGTACTTACAACGATAACGATCCTATTGGAATTCTTGATGTAACAATCCTATCAAACATGGTTCTTGAACCCATATTTGATATTAAAGACTTAAGAACATCAAAGCGTATCGATTTTGTTGGTGGTATTCGTGGTTTAGGCGAATTAAGTAAGCGTGTTGATAGCGGTGAGATGAAGGTCGCATTTGCTCTCTATCCCGTTTCAATGAAACAACTAATTGATATAGCCGATACTGGTAACATTATGCCTCCAAAAACAACTTGGTTTGAACCAAAGTTACGGAGTGGACTTGTAATTCACGAACTTGAATAG
- a CDS encoding 2-phosphosulfolactate phosphatase has protein sequence MNLIEVSFSTDLFKHYDCKGKIVVVVDVLRATSVICTMFHNGVKEIIPVRSVDEAQRYKEQGFMVVAERDGKKLDFADFGNSPFYFIKEVVSGKTIVYSTTNGTNAITIGKEADQVIIGSFLNISAVTNYLLGQGKDVIILCSGWKGKFCIEDSLLAGLLSKNLLDNKNFTTKCDSVYTAIDMWRIAKDDLNTYIEKAAQKHRLKKLGLDDVIGYCLTLDTTSIVPILNGDRIIPIK, from the coding sequence ATGAATTTAATTGAGGTAAGTTTTTCAACAGATCTTTTTAAACACTACGATTGTAAAGGCAAAATTGTAGTTGTTGTCGATGTCCTTAGGGCTACTTCTGTAATTTGTACCATGTTTCATAATGGGGTAAAGGAAATAATTCCCGTTAGAAGTGTTGACGAAGCTCAAAGATACAAGGAACAGGGTTTTATGGTTGTTGCCGAAAGGGATGGTAAAAAGTTAGATTTTGCCGATTTTGGGAACTCACCATTTTACTTTATCAAAGAAGTTGTAAGTGGTAAAACAATAGTATATAGTACTACAAACGGTACAAATGCAATCACCATTGGAAAAGAAGCTGATCAGGTTATAATTGGATCGTTTTTAAATATATCAGCAGTAACGAATTATCTTTTAGGTCAAGGTAAAGATGTAATTATCCTTTGTTCAGGATGGAAGGGGAAATTTTGTATCGAAGATTCATTACTCGCAGGGTTATTATCTAAAAACCTTCTTGACAATAAAAATTTTACAACCAAGTGCGATTCTGTATACACCGCTATTGATATGTGGAGAATAGCTAAGGATGATTTGAATACTTATATAGAAAAGGCAGCACAAAAACATAGACTTAAAAAACTTGGATTAGATGATGTGATCGGATACTGTTTGACTTTAGATACCACCTCTATTGTACCTATTTTAAATGGCGACCGAATTATTCCAATTAAGTGA
- a CDS encoding Arc family DNA-binding protein, whose amino-acid sequence MADKKSFVLRIAPEKLEAVEKWAADEFRSTNGQLEWIIDQALKKAGRYKVKSAKETDETSNHE is encoded by the coding sequence ATGGCTGATAAGAAATCTTTCGTTCTTAGGATTGCTCCAGAAAAGTTGGAAGCCGTTGAAAAATGGGCAGCCGACGAGTTTCGTAGTACCAACGGTCAGCTTGAATGGATAATAGATCAAGCTTTGAAAAAAGCGGGACGATATAAGGTGAAATCAGCTAAAGAAACGGATGAAACCAGTAATCATGAATAA
- the serC gene encoding 3-phosphoserine/phosphohydroxythreonine transaminase: protein MKKHNFNAGPCILPQPAIEATINAIRDFDNTGIGLLEISHRTPGWEKVMAETEQLWRDLLNIPNEYAVMFLGGGASTQFYAVAANLLKKKAAYLETGVWAKKAIKEAKFYGEVEVVASSTDKNFSYVPKGYKIPTDADYFHITTNNTIYGTEIKTDIDCPINLVADMSSDIMSRPVDIKKYALIYGGAQKNVGPAGVTFVIVRKDILGKAERKLPSMVDYKTHIGEEAKDNSMYNTPPVISIYVMYETLKWVKSLGGVAAMHKINNQKADLLYAEIDRNKMFMGTAAKEDRSIMNVCFVMAEQYKDKEAAFMDFAKKAGMVGIKGHRSVGGFRASIYNACPIESVQALVDCMKEFEKQNA, encoded by the coding sequence ATGAAAAAACATAATTTTAACGCTGGTCCTTGTATACTGCCACAACCAGCAATTGAAGCCACAATCAATGCCATTCGCGATTTCGACAATACCGGAATCGGTTTGTTAGAAATTTCTCACCGTACCCCAGGTTGGGAAAAAGTAATGGCTGAAACTGAGCAACTTTGGAGAGATCTGTTAAACATTCCCAATGAATATGCGGTAATGTTTCTTGGTGGTGGTGCTTCAACACAATTCTATGCAGTAGCAGCAAATCTACTTAAGAAAAAAGCAGCTTATTTAGAAACTGGTGTTTGGGCTAAAAAAGCCATAAAAGAAGCTAAGTTCTATGGAGAGGTTGAAGTTGTTGCCTCATCTACTGATAAGAATTTCAGCTATGTACCAAAAGGCTATAAAATTCCTACCGATGCTGATTACTTCCACATCACAACCAACAACACCATTTATGGTACCGAAATAAAAACTGATATCGATTGCCCTATTAATTTGGTTGCTGATATGAGTTCTGATATCATGAGTCGTCCAGTTGATATTAAGAAATATGCATTAATCTACGGCGGAGCTCAGAAAAATGTTGGTCCTGCTGGTGTAACTTTCGTTATTGTTCGTAAAGATATTTTGGGAAAAGCAGAAAGAAAACTTCCAAGTATGGTGGATTACAAAACCCATATTGGCGAAGAAGCTAAAGATAATTCGATGTACAACACACCTCCAGTCATTTCAATTTATGTTATGTACGAAACTTTGAAATGGGTTAAATCTTTAGGTGGCGTTGCTGCAATGCATAAAATCAATAATCAAAAAGCCGATTTACTTTATGCTGAAATTGATAGAAACAAAATGTTCATGGGTACTGCCGCTAAGGAAGATCGCTCAATCATGAATGTTTGTTTTGTTATGGCTGAGCAATATAAGGATAAAGAGGCTGCATTTATGGATTTTGCTAAGAAAGCAGGAATGGTTGGAATTAAGGGACACCGTTCAGTTGGTGGATTCCGCGCTTCTATTTACAATGCTTGTCCAATAGAGAGCGTTCAGGCTTTAGTTGATTGTATGAAAGAATTTGAAAAGCAAAATGCTTAA
- a CDS encoding GTP-binding protein translates to MNKMTIRTKYSCPRCGNHEFEIGEVFMAGSILAKMLNFEFKRFSTVTCLKCTNTELFKTHKKDIQNVLDFVIGK, encoded by the coding sequence ATGAATAAAATGACAATAAGAACTAAATACTCATGCCCCAGGTGCGGAAACCATGAATTTGAAATTGGCGAAGTTTTCATGGCTGGGAGTATTTTGGCCAAAATGCTCAATTTTGAGTTTAAAAGATTTAGTACAGTAACCTGTTTGAAGTGTACTAATACTGAACTATTCAAAACTCACAAAAAGGATATCCAAAATGTATTGGATTTTGTGATAGGGAAATAG
- a CDS encoding YggS family pyridoxal phosphate-dependent enzyme, which translates to MSVNSNLKKIKSSLPANVKLVAISKTHPAEVVMEAYNAGQRIFGENKVQEMVTKYEVLPKDIEWHLVGHLQSNKVKYIVPFVSLIHSIDSLKLLGVINKEAEKEGKIIDCLLQMYIATEETKFGLSSEELEELLKSPEYQKMKNIRVVGLMGMASFTENIEKVKSEFRYLTNTFKHIKDLCFIDIPDFKEISMGMSGDYEIAIEEGSTMVRIGSSIFGYRNYTVKQ; encoded by the coding sequence ATGAGCGTTAATTCAAATCTTAAGAAAATTAAATCGAGTTTGCCCGCTAATGTAAAGCTTGTAGCTATCTCAAAAACCCATCCAGCAGAGGTTGTAATGGAGGCATATAATGCTGGACAAAGGATTTTTGGTGAGAATAAGGTTCAGGAGATGGTTACGAAATACGAAGTTTTGCCAAAAGATATTGAATGGCACTTGGTTGGTCATTTACAATCAAACAAGGTAAAATATATTGTCCCATTTGTTAGTTTAATTCACTCTATTGATAGTTTAAAACTTTTAGGTGTAATTAATAAGGAGGCTGAAAAAGAAGGTAAGATAATTGATTGCTTGCTTCAGATGTATATTGCCACAGAAGAAACAAAGTTTGGACTTTCATCCGAAGAGCTTGAGGAACTTCTAAAATCTCCTGAGTATCAGAAAATGAAAAATATTAGGGTGGTTGGATTAATGGGTATGGCTTCTTTTACTGAAAATATAGAGAAAGTAAAATCAGAGTTCCGTTATTTAACTAATACATTTAAACATATTAAGGATTTGTGTTTCATAGATATTCCAGATTTTAAAGAAATCTCTATGGGAATGTCAGGCGATTATGAAATCGCCATTGAAGAAGGAAGCACAATGGTGAGAATTGGTAGTAGTATCTTTGGGTATAGAAACTATACGGTAAAACAGTAA
- a CDS encoding 3-phosphoglycerate dehydrogenase — MAKVLVATEKPFAKVAVEGIKKIVEEAGFTFALLEKYTDPNDLVKAVVDADALIVRSDKVSKEVVEAGRNLKIVVRAGAGYDNLDLAACTAKGVVAMNTPGQNSNAVAELAIGMMIYMARGLFQPGTGTEIMGKKLGIHAYGNVGKLVAKYGKGFGMEVYAFDPFVAKEEMEKDGVKVVATIEELYSKCDYVSLHIPANDKTKKSINYDLLTKMPKGAALINTARKEVIDEEGLKKAFAERTDLKYATDIMADCNAELVEKFPGRVFSTPKKMGAETAEANINAGLASARQIVAFIKKGDKTYQVNK, encoded by the coding sequence ATGGCAAAAGTACTTGTAGCAACTGAGAAACCTTTCGCAAAGGTTGCAGTTGAGGGTATCAAAAAAATAGTTGAAGAAGCTGGGTTCACCTTTGCTCTTCTTGAGAAATATACAGATCCTAATGACCTTGTAAAAGCAGTTGTTGATGCTGATGCGCTTATCGTTCGTAGCGATAAAGTTTCCAAAGAGGTTGTTGAAGCAGGAAGAAATTTAAAGATTGTTGTACGCGCTGGTGCTGGTTACGATAACTTAGACTTAGCAGCTTGTACTGCAAAAGGAGTTGTTGCAATGAATACTCCAGGTCAGAACTCAAATGCTGTTGCCGAATTGGCAATTGGCATGATGATATACATGGCACGTGGCCTTTTCCAACCCGGTACAGGAACTGAAATTATGGGTAAGAAACTTGGTATTCATGCTTATGGTAATGTAGGTAAACTTGTTGCAAAGTATGGTAAAGGTTTTGGAATGGAAGTTTACGCATTTGATCCATTTGTTGCTAAGGAAGAAATGGAAAAAGATGGAGTTAAAGTAGTTGCTACTATTGAGGAATTATACAGTAAGTGCGATTATGTATCGTTACACATACCTGCAAACGATAAAACTAAAAAATCGATTAATTACGATTTACTAACCAAAATGCCAAAGGGTGCTGCCCTTATCAATACTGCTCGTAAAGAGGTTATTGACGAGGAAGGTTTAAAAAAGGCTTTTGCTGAACGTACAGATCTGAAATATGCTACAGATATTATGGCTGATTGTAATGCAGAATTGGTAGAAAAATTTCCAGGTAGAGTATTTTCAACTCCAAAGAAAATGGGAGCTGAAACTGCTGAAGCCAATATCAATGCAGGACTTGCATCTGCTCGTCAGATAGTAGCCTTCATTAAGAAAGGCGATAAAACATATCAGGTAAATAAGTAA
- a CDS encoding SPFH domain-containing protein: protein MEKNFNPKSGYLMFSVLILLLAGIITALVLTENPLFAIGLIVVPFIAPGFLIVNPNESSVLVLFGKYVGTIKVNGFFWTNPFYLKKRISLRARNFDSQPIKVNDKVGNPIMIGLVLVWKAENTFKASFDVDQYEHFVVVQSDAALRKLAGMFPYDNFELEDANITLRAGGEEVNHRLETELRERLNIAGINVIEARINYIAYAQEIAGAMLRRQQATAVVAARGKIVEGAVGMVQMALEQLSEKQIVHLDEEKKAAMVSNLMVVLCSDESARPVVNTGTLHQ from the coding sequence ATGGAAAAAAATTTCAACCCTAAGTCTGGGTACCTTATGTTTTCGGTACTCATACTTCTATTAGCAGGTATAATTACTGCTTTGGTATTAACAGAAAACCCTTTGTTCGCAATCGGTTTGATTGTAGTTCCATTTATTGCACCTGGATTTCTCATTGTAAATCCAAATGAATCGTCAGTACTTGTTCTTTTTGGAAAGTATGTGGGAACAATTAAGGTAAATGGATTTTTCTGGACAAATCCTTTTTACTTAAAGAAGCGTATTTCATTAAGGGCTCGAAACTTCGATAGCCAACCAATTAAAGTAAACGATAAGGTCGGCAACCCAATAATGATTGGCTTAGTACTTGTTTGGAAGGCTGAGAATACTTTTAAAGCCTCATTTGATGTGGATCAGTACGAGCATTTTGTTGTAGTGCAAAGTGATGCTGCGCTTCGTAAACTTGCAGGTATGTTCCCTTATGACAATTTTGAACTTGAGGATGCTAATATTACCCTTAGGGCAGGAGGTGAGGAGGTTAATCATCGTTTGGAAACTGAACTTAGAGAAAGACTTAATATTGCTGGTATAAACGTTATTGAGGCTAGGATTAACTACATTGCATATGCTCAGGAGATTGCAGGAGCTATGCTACGCCGTCAGCAGGCAACTGCTGTTGTAGCAGCACGTGGCAAAATTGTTGAAGGTGCGGTTGGAATGGTTCAAATGGCACTAGAGCAGCTGTCGGAGAAACAGATTGTTCATTTAGATGAGGAGAAAAAAGCTGCTATGGTAAGTAATTTAATGGTGGTGTTATGCTCCGACGAGTCGGCTCGTCCAGTTGTAAACACAGGAACACTCCATCAATAA
- a CDS encoding sigma-70 family RNA polymerase sigma factor, whose amino-acid sequence MDANNSSDYELVVEFVNGRQSSIEVLIRRHQKRVYSYIFLLVKKQVVAEDIFQETFIRVIKSLKEGKYIDTNRFSSWAMRIAHNLIIDHFRREKQSKMLSKDAYEVDILNHPRYSDKTVEEEIVFEQILTDVRALIEQLPEDQREVILLRHYSDLSYKEIAEQTNVSINTALGRMRYAIINMRKIMVENKMILTS is encoded by the coding sequence GTGGATGCTAACAATTCAAGCGATTATGAACTCGTAGTCGAGTTTGTAAATGGCAGACAATCTTCAATTGAGGTATTAATCCGACGACATCAGAAAAGAGTTTATAGTTATATATTTCTGCTTGTCAAAAAGCAAGTTGTGGCCGAGGACATTTTTCAGGAAACATTTATTAGGGTTATCAAATCCCTAAAAGAGGGTAAGTATATTGATACCAATAGGTTCTCATCATGGGCTATGCGTATAGCACATAATCTTATTATCGACCATTTTAGGAGGGAGAAGCAGTCAAAAATGTTATCGAAAGATGCTTATGAGGTTGATATTTTAAACCATCCAAGGTATTCGGATAAAACTGTTGAAGAAGAAATTGTATTTGAGCAGATTCTAACGGATGTTAGAGCATTAATTGAACAACTCCCAGAGGATCAACGTGAGGTTATTCTTTTGCGTCATTATTCGGATTTGAGTTATAAGGAAATAGCAGAGCAAACCAATGTAAGTATAAATACTGCGTTGGGAAGAATGAGGTATGCTATTATCAATATGCGAAAGATTATGGTGGAAAATAAAATGATTCTTACCAGTTAA
- a CDS encoding 16S rRNA (uracil(1498)-N(3))-methyltransferase, giving the protein MQIFYAPDISDNLYTLNEEESKHCIRVLRLALGDEITLVDGLGGLFKTRIVKPEVKRCQVEVFETIKEYEKRNFYLHIAIAPTKNIERYEWFLEKATEIGIDEITPLLCEHSERKVINNERLEKIIVTAMKQSIKAYIPKLNPLTPFKQFIQAQAPESTYIAHCQRKGLNHLKNELNSTKKTTILIGPEGDFSSDEISKATQLNIKEISLGNSRLRTETAGVVACHIVNLANS; this is encoded by the coding sequence ATGCAAATATTTTACGCTCCAGATATTTCTGATAATTTATACACCCTCAACGAGGAGGAATCAAAGCACTGTATTCGCGTTTTAAGGTTAGCTTTAGGCGATGAAATCACATTGGTTGATGGATTGGGTGGTCTATTCAAAACTCGTATTGTAAAGCCCGAAGTTAAAAGATGTCAGGTAGAAGTTTTTGAAACCATTAAGGAATATGAGAAACGCAATTTCTATCTACACATTGCTATTGCTCCTACAAAGAACATTGAACGCTATGAATGGTTTTTAGAGAAAGCAACCGAAATTGGTATCGATGAAATAACACCATTGCTTTGCGAACACTCGGAGCGTAAGGTTATCAATAACGAAAGACTCGAAAAGATTATTGTTACAGCAATGAAACAATCCATTAAAGCATACATTCCAAAACTAAATCCCTTAACACCTTTCAAACAATTCATTCAAGCACAGGCACCCGAAAGCACATATATTGCTCACTGCCAAAGGAAAGGATTAAATCATCTAAAAAACGAATTGAATTCAACCAAAAAAACCACCATCCTAATTGGCCCTGAGGGTGATTTTAGTTCTGATGAAATTAGTAAAGCAACCCAATTAAATATTAAAGAAATAAGTCTAGGAAACTCTCGCCTAAGAACTGAAACTGCTGGAGTTGTAGCATGTCATATCGTTAATCTAGCGAATAGCTAA